From the Gossypium hirsutum isolate 1008001.06 chromosome A02, Gossypium_hirsutum_v2.1, whole genome shotgun sequence genome, the window GATTAGCATCCATTAGCCCAAAACAAGCAATCTTATAGCAATTCTCATAAAAGGAATCTAGAGTTAGAATATATAGCAGAACATTTACTAGGATGGTCAGCAGATTCGTTGGGACATCTAGAAATGTGCCACATAAACAATCTTAATATAAGCAATAAACACAATTACATGAACACCAAGGCGCATGGcaagaaaacaaaacaagataGAATGTGCATCAAAAGCATAAACACCATTAGCAATTCCCAATTGCTTTAATTCAAATAAAGCCCTAGTACCAAATCCAGAATTCTAATCTCTACAAGTGCCGATGAATAGATCAGCTTATTAAGTACCACTAAACACAAGGATGAACAGGACAAACCATGCATAACGCATATTGTTAGCCGATATAACACCCTCACCCTCACCCTCGGATAATTGCATCAATACATGGTGCAAACTTCTTTACATATACTactgaaaattttcaattcataaaGAAACGATTATTGTCAGGCTTATGATTGAATCCGAAGAAATATGCTTATGGAATTCGGAGTTCAAAAGTAATCATTACAAAATCAATAAACCTCGTTTCAAGTAGCCATATGAACAAAAGCAACTCAATTTCACCAGAAAGTATCACAACTCAGAGCAAATAGTAAAACCCTAACTAAGTACTTAACTTTCAAAACACTggcaaaattattataattttagcaAAATTCAGTAATAGAATGTATAATCAAACTCTGTAGAGCATATGGAAGGCAACTTCTCGGGGAAAAAAGCTTCAATTAAAATAGGTAAGGAAAAGAAATAGCTAACCTCCACTCGCCTTCATCATAAGGAGAGTAATCAATATCCTCTTTCCTAACGCAATTGAACATCAAAGCCGCGATAGAAGCAAATAttcctaaataaataaataataataatgatgagcCATATAAACATTGATAATAAGAAATTAGAAAGGAAGCTGATAAATTAATGGAAGAAAAAAAGGTGAAACACGATGTACCAGGTAAATAGTGGATGAAAGAGACATTGACGGAGCTGCATACGACGGCGTCGATCCAAAACCACCAGCCAGCACCGAACACTGCGCCAGCGACGCCGGGACCGAAGATCGCCCACAGTTCCCCTAACTCCATTTGATTGATTGTTCTCCGATCTAATTAATTGACTAATAATTGACGAGGAACAAAAAGGAAAGAGAGAAAACTGTACAGCTAATATTCTGAACATTATTTTCCACTCTTATCGAGTTGTAGGCCACCAGCCCGATCGGGAAATCCGAGAAAGAGTTTGAGTAAAATATAAGATCTGTTTAAAAAATGAGTTGAGCTTTGGTAAAGTTTTTTTTGCTGAGGTTCAGCCCAATTCTGCCtgaatttgtaataaaaaaatcttattgttttgttactgttttttctttttcttttttttttctcattttttactattattatgctaacatttcactattatattattttagtgttatttaattataaatattttcttaatttgtttttaatttataaggaaacatttattttaatatttttagtatttggtgtattatattttttaattttttatatataaaaaaaaaattaatatggttgGGCTCaagttttagcattttttatcCAAGCTAggcttggataaaattttaggctaTTTTTCGGGCTGGCCTGAGCCTATCAAtcaagcctaaaattttgttaaggcCTAACCCTAACTTGACCCGATCCATGGACAATTCTACTTATAACTCCATTTTGTTGATGTGTATATTTATGAAAACTTTTATTTCAtctaaaaataaatgtattaaaccTAAACTACACTCaatatcactaaattattaataaatttatactttgattatttaattttaaaaagatacaATTGATCATTGAACCATTTGAAAATTATAAGTTGGTCACTATCCCATTATGTTCCTAACCAATGTTAGATGTGGGGATGAGTCAGTTTACACTTTGGTCACTCttgtattagtaagtttacaatttggtcaattaaatattagtaaaattataatttggtcaCTTGACTATTAGCAAATTTACAAGTCATTCTGAGTGTTatttagtgaccaaattgtaaacaTACTAATAGTTGAGTTACCAATTtctaaacttactaatagttgagtgaccaaattgtaaactTACCCATCCCCACATCTAGGAACTTAACAGGTGACCAACTTGTAATCTTCGTATAATTTAGtaactaatttgaatattttttaagttGAGTAACTAAAGTGTAAACTTAGTAATAGTTTAGTTATCTTGGATGTAGTTTACCTAAGTACTAATTTAGATCATGCTAGCAAATTAGTATTTAtcaaagggtaaactacacagaTAGTCACCGAACtataaaaaattctcattttaggcaccgaaaaaaaaagtttacaatttaggCACCCACATTACATAGTTTGTTCATTTTTGTCACTCTCTTTAAAAACTCTAAtgataaattatttctaaaattttgattttccacataatataagtaaaataaaaacttattgttttagtcctcaatcttttaatataaatgaggtttaatcttactttaaaaaataaattttaaccataatttaaaaaaaaattctctttcaCATCCCCAAATTTCCatgaccaaaaataaaaaaatcaaatctatAGATTTCTCTTTTTGTGATTTGTTTTATCTAACTTGGCTATTGCTAGATCTGAATGGGTCGGGTCACCCGTCCAAGCCCGAAAGCCCGCTTGAAAAGTGGAAGGGTTTGAGTCAAAATATAGATCTGAAAAATAGGTTTGGACAAAATGATAAGGTTCATTTTCTAAATGGGTCGAGACTCAGGTAGGATTTTTTTTCCTAGGCTCGACCCTGCCCAAATCAGTCTTAACTTTCTTTTTTGTTACTGTTTTGCTgccattttgctattatattgctactattttgttgttattgtctggatattgtataactcttattttattgttaattttgctactattttagaggtatttaatTACTGCGTTGtaactattttattgttatttaagtataaagatattttttaatatattttcaatttgttaggaagaagaaaaataaagtatAAACTTTCTCATATTTTATATTCCTTTTTGCTTCCTTTTTTAGTTTTCCCTTCTAAATGGTAAAAAATAAAGAAGTTTTGATAGAAGAAGAAAACCACATTcaaacaattgaaaaaaaaaaaagtcccaGCCAAATAACACAATATTCTTGGTCTGTTATTCCCCTTCATGGATCAGATTCAACAAGTTAGACATAACCCATAACCAACAACAATCAAGACCAAAATAGAAATGGTTTCTTGAATTGCATATAAATTGGAGAGAACCCAAAACTTCAATTGCAAATCCTcgatgatttttctttttttttttaaagctaaAACAAAAATCAATGAAAAAAATTGGGTTTTCTCAAAGGAagagaaattaagaaaaattgaaggtaaaaaaattgaatactTCTTTTGGGTTGATCTGATTTCTGTAGAGCTTATTGTGGATAAAGATCGTGTTTGAGTTCACTATTTATTAGTTCATCCTATCGTTCTTTCTTATCTAAGCATAGAGTTGTCATTTTTTGTATTGTGTATTTCCTCAATGCATTAATAAATCTCATATtacttttcaaaagaaaaaaaaatcaagttgagatctaagagaaagaagaagatgggaaataataaaatgtttttttattatcaaattctAAGTTAACATTTGAGGAGGAAGATGGGGTTTGGATTTCTGGAGTTTTTCaactatttaattataattttcttttattttggttgATAATTAGTATTgaacaaattatattttaatcatttaaagtAGTATGCAACACTTACGGTGTGGTAAATTGTGCCATGTGAAATTTAATGATTGGTCCATGTATAGGAAAATGTCATTCAGATTTTCGTTAGAGTTTTTAATAGGAGTGACCAAAATAAGCGAATTATATAACATGGGTGTctaaattgcaaattttttattttaggtacctaaaatgtaaattttttatggtGAAGTGACTACctatgtagtttaccctttatcAAAATGAATCtttataatattcaaaattaaaaaaataaattaaataaggagtgcaatattcaatgtttttaTTTCCTCACTTTTAAATAgtacatatattaaattatttcatttaaaattgaAAGTGATTAAATTACTTTTGATAACATCGTTAACCAATTGTTCTTCTTTGCTCTTGTATCATTAATATAGGCACTAATTTACTCCATTTATCTTggaagggattaaattgtgataaGAGTAAGATAGGAGTTTTACAATGGCCGAACttgaacataatttttttaatactccAAGCCTCCAACTATGGTTGAATTAATTTTTACATCAGTATTTATTGTACATATAATTTTACAAtagagataaatattaaatttatacatgaactttgttttattgtgtaatttgatatatgagctttgatttgatgtaattatacACGTCAATCTTAAATTGTGgttcatatgtatatatggaatttagattttggttcaattgtacacatttaaataaataaataaatacatttatttttatattgaattaatataataatttatgtgtgtaatatattaacataaaatggTACTAATTTGATAATGTAGTTAGTGATTTCTGAAagttgaatcaaatcaaaatttaatgtataaaatagtacaaaatcaaagttcatgtataaatttgatattatccCTTTTACAATACAAACAAAAAACTAATTGAAATAT encodes:
- the LOC107951435 gene encoding transmembrane protein 50 homolog, giving the protein MELGELWAIFGPGVAGAVFGAGWWFWIDAVVCSSVNVSFIHYLPGIFASIAALMFNCVRKEDIDYSPYDEGEWRLKLWLFFAYVVSFVSLAASVGLLIQDSLVKSGPSVWTGTAGILQCVFVLISGLIYWTCHSE